One Salmo trutta chromosome 12, fSalTru1.1, whole genome shotgun sequence genomic region harbors:
- the LOC115204195 gene encoding oxysterol-binding protein 2 isoform X2: MAHTCRGTISLTTAHIEVGDACHLVLTSGGRSYHLKATSDGESQRWVSALQQAKANASHMMHQSDDSGDEAPLPQPDRALTQGALKTLASKLDDLSTCNELIGKHGTALQRSLSELEDLRTATDGTDKLKTVNERATLFRITSNAMINACRDFLDVAETHSRRWQRALQYEREQRHHLEETIEQLAKQHNSLERAWREAPSTHPDGGERTQEGDASDENEDTEFFDAMEDSPAFITVTASDHTQHRRSGSNQSIMSGGLPNNEWSHNENDSGSNNVQLRRVRRSRIPNKPNYSLNLWSIMKNCIGKELSKIPMPVNFNEPLSMLQRLTEDLEYSDLLDRASRCESSLEQMCLVAAFSVSSYSTTIHRTAKPFNPLLGETYELDRLDDFGYRSICEQVSHHPPAAAHHVTSQRGWTLWQEITIDSKFRGKYISVMPLGCIHLQFHSSGNHYVWGKVTSTVHNIIVGKLWIDQSGDIEIVNHRTKDTCHLKFVPYSYFSRDLSRKVTGVVADSEGTAHHILSGTWDDKMESAKIVESSRGCGGSEGKQKTLYQTLQPKVLWKKYPLPENSENMHFFSSLALTLNEPEEGVAPTDSRLRPDQRLMEAGLWDEANAHKQRLEERQRLERRKREAQATQVLEEGQDIEGFQPLWFERRTDDSTGESTYVYRGGYWEAKDRQDWSQCPEIF; this comes from the exons ATGACTCTGGAGACGAGGCCCCACTGCCCCAGCCTGACCGAGCCCTGACCCAGGGGGCTCTGAAGACTCTGGCCAGTAAGCTGGACGACCTGAGCACCTGCAACGAGCTAATCGGCAAACACGGCACCGCCCTGCAGCGATCCCTCAGCGAGCTCGAGGACCTGCGCACGGCCACCGACGGCACCGACAAACTCAAGACTGTCAACGAGCGTGCCACACTCTTCCGCATCACCTCCAATGCTATGATCAAT GCCTGTCGGGACTTCCTGGACGTAGCAGAGACACACAGCCGGAGGTGGCAGAGAGCCCTGCAGTATGAGAGAGAACAGCGCCACCACCTGGAGGAGACTATTGAACAGCTAGCCAAGCAGCACAACAGCCTGGAGAGGGCCTGGAGAGAGGCTCCCAGCACACACCCAG ACGGAGGTGAGAGAACGCAGGAGGGGGATGCCAGTGATGAGAATGAAGACACAGAGTTCTTTGATGCCATGGAGGACTCCCCTGCCTTCATCACAGTGACTGCCTCTGACCACACCCAGCACAG acGCTCCGGCAGTAACCAGAGTATCATGAGTGGAGGATTACCCAATAATGAATGGAGCCACAATGAGAAT GACTCTGGCTCCAACAACGTGCAGCTGCGTAGAGTTAGACGGAGCCgcatcccaaacaaacccaactaCTCCCTCAACCTGTGgagcatcatgaagaactgcATCGGCAAGGAGCTGTCCAAGATCCCCATGCCT GTAAACTTCAACGAGCCCCTGTCGATGCTGCAGCGTCTGACTGAGGATCTAGAGTACAGTGACCTGCTAGACCGGGCGTCTCGCTGCGAATCGTCTCTGGAGCAGATGTGCCTGGTGGCAGCCTTCTCTGTGTCCTCCTACTCCACCACCATCCACCGCACTGCCAAGCCCTTCAACCCCCTGCTGGGGGAGACCTACGAGCTGGACCGGCTGGACGACTTCGGCTACCGCTCCATCTGCGAGCAG GTCAGTCACCACCCCCCAGCCGCCGCCCACCATGTGACGTCACAGCGAGGCTGGACCCTGTGGCAGGAGATCACTATCGACAGCAAGTTCAGAGGGAAATACATCTCTGTAATGCCATTAG GCTGCATCCACCTGCAGTTCCACTCCAGTGGGAATCACTATGTGTGGGGCAAAGTCACCTCCACGGTGCACAACATCATAGTGGGCAAACTGTGGATTGACCAG TCTGGGGACATTGAAATAGTCAACCACAGGACCAAGGACACCTGCCACCTCAAGTTTGTCCCTTACAGTTATTTCTCCAGAGACCTCTCACGCAAG GTGACAGGTGTGGTAGCAGACAGCGAGGGCACGGCCCATCACATTCTGTCTGGGACCTGGGACGACAAGATGGAGAGTGCCAAGATAGTGGAGAGTAGCCGGGGATGTGGAGGGTCAGAGGGCAAACAGAAGACCCTCTATCAGACCCTCCAGCCCAAAGTGCTGTGGAAGAAATACCCTCTCCC GGAGAATTCTGAGAACATGCACTTCTTCTCCTCCCTGGCCCTGACCCTGAACGAGCCTGAGGAGGGCGTGGCCCCGACTGACAGCCGCCTGAGGCCCGACCAACGGCTGATGGAGGCGGGGCTATGGGACGAGGCCAACGCCCACAAACAGCGTCTGGAGGAACGACAGAggctggagaggaggaagagggaggcaCAAGCAACACAGGTCCTGGAGGAAG GCCAAGACATCGAGGGCTTCCAGCCACTGTGGTTTGAGAGGAGGACAGATGATTCAACGGGGGAAAGCACTTACGTGTACAGGGGTGGATACTGGGAGGCCAAAGACAGACAGGACTGGAGCCAATGCCCTGAGATCTTCTAA